One genomic segment of Pandoraea sputorum includes these proteins:
- a CDS encoding CYTH domain-containing protein: MAIERELKLALPGDLAAARADALIAHLDRLPGTEARGERHLVNRYFDTPDLALASAKAALRLRYVARDGHAGQWLQTLKSVGQARDGLHVRHEWEQAVHGEALELDPLIAACDVPATAALLRDEGTKVVAQFETNFVRRLWRYVAGDGTAVEIAFDRGEVAVQADGQRHTEPLVEVELELLDAPDDDHEGQGERILQALAQDLRAVLPELHSDNVSKAQRGYRLRQKVLGG, encoded by the coding sequence CCGACGCGCTGATTGCTCATCTCGACCGTCTGCCCGGCACTGAAGCGCGCGGCGAGCGTCATCTCGTCAATCGTTACTTCGATACGCCGGATCTCGCGCTCGCGAGCGCCAAAGCCGCGCTGCGTCTGCGCTACGTCGCCCGCGACGGTCACGCCGGGCAGTGGCTGCAAACGCTGAAGTCGGTGGGACAAGCGCGCGACGGACTGCATGTGCGTCACGAGTGGGAGCAGGCCGTGCACGGCGAGGCGCTTGAACTCGATCCTCTGATCGCCGCCTGCGACGTGCCTGCAACGGCCGCGCTGTTGCGAGACGAGGGCACCAAGGTCGTGGCGCAGTTCGAGACGAACTTCGTGCGACGCTTGTGGCGCTACGTCGCGGGTGACGGCACGGCCGTTGAAATCGCGTTCGATCGTGGCGAAGTCGCCGTACAGGCCGACGGCCAGCGTCACACGGAACCGCTCGTGGAAGTGGAACTGGAATTGCTGGATGCGCCAGACGACGACCACGAAGGTCAGGGCGAACGCATTCTCCAGGCGCTCGCGCAAGACCTGCGCGCAGTCTTGCCTGAATTGCACAGCGACAACGTCAGCAAAGCGCAGCGCGGCTATCGTCTGCGTCAAAAGGTGCTGGGCGGTTGA
- a CDS encoding uracil-DNA glycosylase encodes MASRSRTATAAHTDEARQASLFDEPNDTGRIARTAPARQDDSADSPVTVAGPLKGRIEDQFAALPDAWKTLIAPFVQSDAYVPLCQYVDAEVAAGKTVYPADIFHALRMTSPKDVKVVILGQDPYHGDDNGIAQAHGMAFSVQRGVRVPPSLRNIYKEIERDLGIAPPSHGNLDAWAKQGVLLLNTTLTVEAANAASHAKPFKKGGWQACTDTLLCGLAEQQGPLVFLLWGSHAQAKTPLLSGHGHLLLEAPHPSPLSAHRGFLGCGHFSAANTFLEKHGKTPIDWRVPA; translated from the coding sequence ATGGCATCACGCTCACGCACCGCAACCGCCGCGCACACTGACGAGGCGCGACAAGCCTCCCTCTTCGACGAGCCGAACGACACGGGGCGCATCGCGCGCACTGCGCCTGCACGTCAGGATGACAGCGCCGACAGTCCCGTCACCGTGGCGGGTCCGTTGAAGGGCCGCATCGAAGATCAGTTCGCTGCGCTGCCCGACGCGTGGAAAACGCTCATCGCGCCGTTCGTACAGAGCGACGCTTACGTCCCGCTGTGCCAGTACGTCGACGCTGAAGTCGCGGCAGGCAAGACCGTCTACCCGGCGGACATTTTCCATGCGCTGCGCATGACGTCGCCGAAGGACGTGAAAGTCGTCATCCTCGGACAGGACCCGTATCACGGCGACGACAACGGCATTGCGCAGGCGCATGGCATGGCGTTTTCGGTGCAGCGCGGCGTGCGCGTGCCGCCGTCGTTGCGCAACATCTACAAAGAGATCGAACGGGATCTGGGCATCGCACCGCCGTCGCATGGCAACCTCGACGCCTGGGCGAAACAGGGCGTGCTACTCCTGAACACGACGCTCACCGTCGAAGCCGCCAATGCTGCGAGCCACGCGAAGCCGTTCAAGAAGGGCGGATGGCAAGCCTGCACGGACACCTTGCTCTGCGGCCTCGCCGAACAGCAAGGCCCGCTGGTGTTCCTGCTTTGGGGCAGCCACGCGCAGGCAAAAACCCCCCTGCTCAGCGGTCACGGCCATCTGCTGCTCGAAGCGCCGCACCCTTCCCCGCTATCGGCCCATCGCGGCTTCCTCGGCTGCGGTCACTTCAGCGCCGCCAACACCTTCCTTGAAAAGCACGGCAAGACGCCCATCGATTGGCGGGTACCGGCGTAG
- a CDS encoding TonB-dependent receptor: MSTAFQTRERLLAVACALVVAGSFSTQSAHAQTPANVADAAPQATTPTGSTNAPAVALPTTQVNDSAVPSAMQTKTLPSYKFVAPLRDTPRSITVIPEELIKQTNATTFADALKTVPGITFLGGDAAANPSADRPVIRGFESRNSIFVDGMRDSGVQNRETFDIENISVIKGPDSVYAGRGAVGGSIDITTKTPRLEDFTNASFGLGTNSYKRLTLDVNRQVNDQTAVRLNMMGHDADQAGRNNVYSKRWGIAPSVAFGLNSPTTVTISYYHLNSYDMPDFSAPFRAAGGTPDGGFQRNQFYGLNNRDYRRGQTDTGEVKVEHRINDTWKIKNTTMVGRSTLDYVATNPQFLNATSNIIALQAKSGKYATNSIANQTELTGKATLFGFEHTLTTGLEFSNEQSRYEGYLVSDSAGNNIRSTNSLGLCNVPYNCTTIGNWNPDNPWTGSLTLNGDKAFPGAATNTRTNTASAYLFDSVKLSDRWLLNAGARFDRFDVSAVQAGAPDLNNTSNLFSFQLGVVYKVLPSLSLYASYGTSANPPGANSGLGGGTDQITATNKNLSPERSRNIEVGAKWDVIDQRLSLTAALFQTDKTNARVSDGLGGTINAGSQRVRGAELGWAGNLTNHWRVFGGYSYLNAITTDAGPAAAPGSNGLPMVMVPKHNLTLWTDYEVMPKLTLGAGMTLSSLTYASVSSTVRKWTPGYARFDAVATYRVSRSVDLQLNVQNIFDKKYYASAYPIYATWAPGRTAMLTLNFHQ; this comes from the coding sequence ATGTCTACCGCCTTTCAGACGCGCGAGCGTCTGCTCGCCGTCGCCTGCGCCCTAGTCGTCGCTGGCAGCTTCTCCACCCAATCCGCTCACGCTCAAACGCCCGCAAACGTCGCCGATGCCGCGCCGCAGGCCACGACGCCGACGGGTTCGACCAACGCCCCGGCCGTCGCGCTGCCCACGACGCAGGTCAACGACAGCGCCGTGCCGTCGGCCATGCAGACGAAGACGCTGCCCTCGTACAAGTTCGTCGCCCCGCTACGCGACACCCCGCGCTCGATCACCGTCATTCCCGAAGAGCTGATCAAGCAGACGAACGCCACGACCTTCGCCGACGCGCTCAAGACCGTGCCCGGCATCACGTTCCTCGGTGGCGACGCTGCGGCGAACCCGTCCGCCGACCGTCCGGTCATTCGCGGCTTCGAATCGCGTAACTCGATTTTCGTGGACGGCATGCGCGACTCCGGCGTGCAGAATCGCGAGACGTTCGACATCGAGAACATCAGTGTCATCAAGGGCCCGGACTCGGTCTACGCCGGACGTGGCGCCGTGGGTGGCAGCATCGACATCACCACGAAGACGCCGCGACTGGAAGACTTCACCAACGCGAGCTTCGGTCTCGGGACCAACAGCTACAAGCGTCTGACGCTGGACGTGAACCGCCAGGTGAATGACCAGACCGCCGTGCGCCTGAACATGATGGGGCACGACGCCGATCAGGCCGGTCGCAACAATGTCTACAGCAAGCGCTGGGGTATCGCACCGTCGGTGGCGTTCGGCCTGAACAGCCCGACGACCGTCACGATCAGCTACTACCACTTGAATTCGTATGACATGCCGGACTTCAGCGCACCGTTCCGCGCGGCGGGCGGCACGCCCGACGGCGGCTTCCAGCGCAACCAGTTCTACGGCCTGAACAACCGAGATTACCGTCGCGGTCAGACGGACACCGGCGAAGTCAAGGTCGAACACCGCATCAACGACACGTGGAAGATCAAGAACACGACGATGGTCGGCCGCTCGACGCTCGATTACGTCGCCACGAACCCGCAGTTCCTGAACGCAACGTCGAACATCATCGCACTGCAAGCGAAGAGCGGGAAATATGCGACCAACAGCATCGCCAACCAGACGGAACTGACCGGCAAAGCCACGCTATTCGGCTTCGAACACACGCTCACAACCGGCCTGGAATTCAGCAACGAACAAAGCCGCTATGAGGGCTATCTCGTTTCGGATAGCGCCGGTAATAACATTCGCTCGACGAACTCGTTGGGTCTATGCAATGTGCCGTACAACTGCACGACCATCGGCAACTGGAACCCGGACAATCCGTGGACCGGTAGCCTCACGCTCAATGGCGACAAGGCCTTCCCGGGTGCGGCCACCAACACGCGCACGAACACCGCATCGGCCTATCTGTTCGACAGCGTGAAGCTCTCGGACCGCTGGCTCCTTAACGCCGGTGCGCGCTTCGACCGCTTCGACGTGAGCGCCGTGCAAGCGGGTGCACCCGATCTGAACAACACGTCGAACCTGTTCAGCTTCCAGTTGGGCGTGGTCTACAAGGTGCTGCCTTCGTTGAGCCTGTATGCGTCGTACGGCACGTCGGCCAACCCGCCGGGCGCGAACAGCGGTCTGGGCGGCGGTACCGATCAGATCACCGCCACCAACAAGAACCTGTCGCCCGAGCGCAGCCGCAACATTGAAGTCGGCGCGAAGTGGGACGTGATCGACCAACGCCTGTCGTTGACCGCAGCCCTGTTCCAGACGGACAAGACGAACGCTCGCGTCTCCGACGGTCTGGGCGGCACGATCAACGCCGGCAGCCAGCGCGTGCGCGGTGCAGAACTCGGCTGGGCGGGCAATCTGACGAACCACTGGCGTGTGTTCGGCGGCTACTCGTACCTGAACGCGATCACGACCGACGCCGGTCCGGCCGCTGCGCCGGGCTCGAACGGTCTGCCGATGGTCATGGTGCCCAAGCACAACCTCACGCTGTGGACCGACTACGAAGTGATGCCGAAGCTCACGCTGGGCGCAGGTATGACGCTCTCGAGCCTGACTTACGCATCGGTGTCGTCTACCGTTCGCAAGTGGACCCCGGGCTACGCCCGCTTCGACGCAGTCGCCACGTACCGCGTGTCGCGCTCGGTGGATCTGCAACTGAACGTGCAGAACATCTTCGACAAGAAGTACTACGCCAGCGCTTACCCGATCTATGCGACGTGGGCACCCGGCCGTACCGCCATGCTGACGCTGAACTTCCATCAGTAA
- a CDS encoding S1 family peptidase, translating to MNRLVRVLCASLVTAGFMTSATAQSLDADTPSPLAAQIVREAQSSDVQASLKRQDKSLRKEQDVLMRATQTPLVAAKVQAIIQARENIAASNNLLIGGTPGSEEQLQRTLETILSIMRPVYGFCSGAPWVNEQTHDWSTWKDAVTAISSPVAAVARSVGVIFQYDDAQSTTPRLGPTAFVVGKSHIITNRHVLLDYAYPDSNGVWHMNDDKQVLTVSFPWEYSQCFSRTTPREVRIVGIEAAGKTDAENADFAILRTEDNALPPPAPMADKYDLYEGQKIAVIGYPSRPLNCEAARPGQECATLSEAQIDTIFELPNHAVPFPAERFAPGTTRPELKTDAVMFSYDSSTWGGNSGSPVIRLSDGKIVGLHSGGKTKSKGKEMEGIYNNAIKVDRIRKALAEAGVTQ from the coding sequence ATGAACCGACTCGTGCGCGTGCTTTGTGCCAGCCTCGTGACGGCTGGCTTTATGACGTCCGCTACGGCGCAATCGCTCGATGCTGACACACCGTCGCCGCTCGCCGCACAGATCGTGCGCGAAGCACAATCGTCCGACGTTCAGGCCTCCTTGAAGCGCCAGGATAAGTCGTTGCGGAAGGAGCAGGACGTCCTGATGCGAGCGACGCAGACGCCGCTGGTCGCCGCGAAGGTGCAGGCCATCATTCAGGCACGCGAGAACATCGCGGCATCGAACAACTTGCTGATCGGTGGCACGCCCGGTTCCGAGGAGCAACTGCAGCGCACACTGGAGACGATTCTCTCCATCATGCGTCCGGTGTACGGGTTTTGCTCAGGCGCACCGTGGGTCAACGAACAAACGCACGACTGGTCCACCTGGAAAGATGCGGTGACGGCGATCTCCAGTCCGGTCGCGGCTGTTGCCCGCAGCGTCGGCGTGATCTTTCAGTACGACGACGCCCAGTCCACCACGCCGCGTCTCGGCCCCACTGCATTTGTCGTCGGCAAGTCGCACATCATCACCAATCGGCACGTGTTGCTCGATTACGCATACCCCGACAGCAATGGCGTATGGCACATGAACGACGACAAGCAAGTTTTGACGGTCTCGTTCCCGTGGGAATACTCGCAGTGCTTCTCTCGCACCACGCCGCGTGAAGTGCGTATCGTCGGCATCGAAGCCGCAGGTAAGACCGATGCGGAGAATGCCGATTTCGCCATCCTGCGCACAGAAGACAACGCGTTGCCGCCGCCCGCGCCGATGGCCGACAAATACGATCTCTACGAAGGACAGAAGATTGCGGTGATCGGCTATCCGTCCCGTCCGCTCAATTGCGAAGCCGCCCGTCCTGGCCAGGAGTGCGCAACGCTGTCGGAAGCACAGATCGATACGATTTTCGAATTGCCGAACCATGCGGTGCCGTTTCCCGCCGAGCGGTTTGCGCCGGGAACCACGCGCCCGGAACTCAAAACGGACGCGGTGATGTTTTCCTACGACTCGTCGACCTGGGGCGGGAATTCCGGCTCTCCCGTCATTCGCCTGTCGGATGGCAAGATCGTCGGCCTTCACTCCGGCGGCAAGACGAAAAGCAAGGGAAAGGAAATGGAGGGGATTTACAACAACGCCATCAAAGTCGACCGCATCCGCAAAGCGCTTGCCGAAGCGGGTGTGACTCAGTGA
- a CDS encoding pirin-like C-terminal cupin domain-containing protein has product MAHPTPLHSRLTKRPAAHAGANAIPRVLPVSRPGRCAAAAGAGVFDQVEHTDPFLSVDLFRRHGACIPPHPHAGCVVATYLFPESTTSLRSRHAHGGDDTLHPGDLLWLETNCGTVHEDVPENACASVRGVRMVVSRAGQHPHGAPVQTVVRAGSMPRWREGDVDLTLICGRWAEHAVERNDGGCTTLLQLDWRADEVRALEIPCDGRHWIALIAQGDAAVAGYPLRAEGNVQALMLPPGTWQLAGRSGARLMLAGGEPLDAPVVYRGNFAARDEADLVALTRRYQQGSMGVLTPVCAERK; this is encoded by the coding sequence ATGGCCCATCCGACGCCCCTGCATTCGCGTCTGACCAAACGCCCGGCCGCCCATGCCGGCGCCAACGCCATCCCGCGCGTGCTTCCCGTCTCTCGTCCCGGCCGATGTGCGGCTGCGGCGGGGGCGGGTGTTTTCGATCAGGTCGAGCACACGGACCCGTTCCTGTCGGTCGACCTCTTCCGTCGTCACGGCGCGTGCATTCCGCCGCATCCGCATGCCGGGTGCGTCGTGGCGACGTATCTCTTTCCCGAATCGACGACCTCGCTGCGTAGCCGTCACGCCCACGGTGGCGACGACACGCTGCATCCCGGCGATCTGCTCTGGCTGGAAACGAATTGCGGCACGGTGCATGAAGACGTTCCGGAGAACGCGTGCGCTTCCGTGCGCGGCGTTCGCATGGTCGTCAGTCGTGCCGGACAGCATCCGCATGGCGCACCTGTGCAGACGGTCGTGCGCGCCGGATCGATGCCGCGCTGGCGCGAGGGTGACGTCGACCTGACGTTGATCTGTGGACGCTGGGCTGAGCACGCGGTGGAGCGCAACGATGGCGGTTGCACGACGCTGCTGCAACTCGACTGGCGTGCCGATGAGGTTCGGGCCCTCGAGATCCCGTGCGACGGCCGCCATTGGATCGCGTTGATCGCACAGGGTGACGCGGCAGTCGCCGGATACCCGTTGCGTGCAGAAGGCAACGTTCAGGCGTTGATGTTGCCGCCCGGCACCTGGCAACTGGCAGGGCGCAGCGGCGCACGACTGATGCTCGCCGGTGGCGAGCCGCTGGACGCTCCCGTGGTCTATCGCGGCAACTTCGCCGCACGCGACGAAGCCGATCTGGTCGCCCTCACGCGCCGCTATCAGCAAGGATCGATGGGCGTGCTCACGCCCGTTTGCGCCGAGCGGAAGTAA
- a CDS encoding FMN-dependent NADH-azoreductase, whose product MTTILQINSAARSQGANSTTLANEAVAQLVAKNPGAKVVVRDLLADGVPHLDEAVIGAFFTPEDQRSDEQKAIIARSDELIAEIQSADTIVFGVPLYNFQVPTQLKAYFDWIARARVTFRYREDGTVEGLIQGKKVIVAFARGGNYKDTPADSQTPYIKTILGFLGMTDVTFIYAEGLARGPESAAAAFAGAREAIAAL is encoded by the coding sequence ATGACCACCATTCTGCAAATCAATTCCGCCGCCCGCTCGCAAGGCGCTAACTCGACCACGCTCGCTAACGAAGCCGTGGCCCAACTCGTTGCCAAGAACCCGGGTGCCAAGGTCGTTGTGCGCGACCTGCTGGCCGATGGCGTGCCGCACCTCGACGAAGCCGTGATCGGCGCATTCTTCACGCCGGAAGACCAGCGTTCGGACGAACAAAAGGCCATCATCGCGCGCAGCGACGAACTGATCGCCGAAATCCAGTCTGCCGACACCATCGTCTTCGGCGTGCCGCTGTACAACTTCCAGGTGCCGACGCAACTGAAGGCGTATTTCGACTGGATCGCCCGTGCCCGCGTGACGTTCCGTTATCGCGAAGACGGCACCGTGGAAGGCCTGATTCAGGGCAAGAAGGTGATCGTGGCGTTTGCGCGCGGCGGCAACTACAAGGACACGCCGGCCGACAGCCAGACGCCGTACATCAAGACGATTCTCGGCTTCCTCGGCATGACGGACGTGACGTTCATCTACGCCGAAGGCCTCGCCCGTGGTCCGGAATCGGCAGCTGCCGCATTTGCCGGCGCCCGCGAAGCCATCGCCGCGCTGTAA